AATTAACATTTGAATTCTCGGAACAAATCTTCTATGCTTTATCGTTTTTTGAAGCTTTTTTAGTTCTATTATATCTTCTTCTATTAGCTTTTTATCTATTACCTTCATATCTATTACCCTCATATCTATTATCTTCATAAGGGTTATTATATCATTGTTTTGGTATAAGGAGGCTTTTAATATAATATAATTATCATTCCTTTTCGGTTTTGCTATTAAAATGTATCACAACACAAGAATTAATTAAAAAACTAAATTTACCGGATATTTAAATCAACATTAATTGTTTTGAGGCTTCTCTTTTTTTGAATTCTTCTTCTATTGCTTTAAGGACTTCCTGTTTATATTTTGGAGAGCACCAGTAAGGAGCTATAAGTTCTTCTTCTGAGGCTTCGCCGGTTATTCTATGAACTATTATATCTTTTGGAAGATAAGAAAGGAAATCCACTGCAAGTTTTGCATACTCTTTTATATCAAGCTCTTTAATCTCACCTTTATAATATTGTTTCTCCATAACTGTATGTTTTACTATATGTAAAGGATGTATTTTAATACCATCTACTCCGAGGGCTGCTATAACTTTTGCTGTTTCCATCATATCTTCATAATCTTCATCCGGTAATCCAAGTATTACATGGACACATATTTTAATATTTGGTCTTTTTTTAGTTCTTAATACTGCATCTATAAATTCAGATACACCGTGAGCTCTATTTATCTTCCTTAATGTTCTAAAATGGGCAGTTTGCAATCCATACTCTACCCAGATTTCCGGTTTTTCTACAGTATAAGTTGCAATAAGGTCTAAAACTTCTTCCGGCACAACATCCGGTCTTGTTCCAATAGACATACCTATAATTTCATCATAGCTCATAGCTTGGTCATAGATTTCTCTGAGAGTATCAACATCTGCATAAGTGTTTGTAAAAGCCTGAAAATAAGCTAAAAATCCTTTTATATTTTTAAATCTATTTTTATAAAATTCTATACTTTTCTCTATCTGTTCTTGAACCGTTTTTCTACTCATTGCATAAGGGCTAAAAGATTGGTTATTACAAAATGTGCAACCTCCTGATGCTTTTGTTCCATCTCTGTTAGGACAGGTAAATCCGGCATCTATTGCAATTTTTTGTATTCTTCCACCATATTTTTCTTTTAAATAATCATTAAATTTTCTGTAATACATTCATCACTCCTGACAAAATTTTTTGGATTATAAATTATATCTTTAAAAGATAAAAATCAAATGCTTTCTTTTTTAGGTTTGACAATTAATTTTGCCAATTTATTAGCATATTGAGCAGTAAATATCCCTATAATACTTAATACCAAGGTATAAATTCCTACAAAAGGCAATATCTCAGATGTTCCAAATTTTGCCATAACTATTGAAAATTCTCCTCTGTTAATTATAGAAAAACCTGCATTTAAAGAAGCCTTTTTGGATAAACCATACATCAGACCGCCAATATAACCTGTTAAAAACTTACCTATTATGGATAGAATAATAACAATAATCAAAGCAACAAT
The sequence above is drawn from the Venenivibrio stagnispumantis genome and encodes:
- a CDS encoding TIGR01212 family radical SAM protein (This family includes YhcC from E. coli K-12, an uncharacterized radical SAM protein.) → MYYRKFNDYLKEKYGGRIQKIAIDAGFTCPNRDGTKASGGCTFCNNQSFSPYAMSRKTVQEQIEKSIEFYKNRFKNIKGFLAYFQAFTNTYADVDTLREIYDQAMSYDEIIGMSIGTRPDVVPEEVLDLIATYTVEKPEIWVEYGLQTAHFRTLRKINRAHGVSEFIDAVLRTKKRPNIKICVHVILGLPDEDYEDMMETAKVIAALGVDGIKIHPLHIVKHTVMEKQYYKGEIKELDIKEYAKLAVDFLSYLPKDIIVHRITGEASEEELIAPYWCSPKYKQEVLKAIEEEFKKREASKQLMLI